CTGAAGCAAATGTTTGAGCTAAGTGGTAAAAAAAGCCAACAAGGGCTCAGGGGCGAACAAGGCGTGGGGCTGGGGCTTACCTTGTGTCAGGAGTTTGCCCGCCTCAACAATGCCACCCTCACTGTAGATAGCCAACCAAACGAGGGCACTACTTTTTATGTCACTTTTCGGGGGCAGAAAACGCCAACCAATCAACAAAATGTTCCGGCATTGTTTGAAGGTTAATCAACTAATTTTTTTTGACTATATGAACCACTATTTATGAATATACTCATTGTAGAAGACGACCCCATTTTTGCCCAAGGGCTTCAGGCGATGCTCGAAGAGATGGGCTACCATTCACTGGGCATTGCCCAGGAGGCAAACGAAGCACTCCGCCTGATGAGTGCCACCCAGCCCGACCTAATACTCATGGACATCCATATCAGGGGGGCAATGGATGGTATAGAGGTAGCCGAACAAATGAAACAGCGGTCTTTGATGATTCCCGTTATTTTTCTTACCTCGCTTCAAAACCAGGAAACGTTCAGTAGAGCCAAGCAAACAAACCCGTTTGCTTATTTGAGTAAACCAGTAGAAGTAGCTCAACTACAAAGAGCCATCGAGCTTGCTTTGCACAAGTATGCCCATAAGTCGTCTCACCTCAACGAGTGGGCAAATGATGTAGCCATTCAAAACAGTTTTTTTGTAAAGGCAGGTCGACGCATACAAAAGGTGCATATTCCGGACATCTATTACCTGGAAGTAGACCGCAACTATTCTACCATTATGTTGAAAGACCAACCATTAAAGGTAAGAATGACTTTTAAAGAGCTAAGCCAAAAGTTGCCTGGTCATCAGTTTCTCAAAATTAATAAATCGTATATAGTCAATCTGGCTAAAGTGG
This sequence is a window from Microscilla marina ATCC 23134. Protein-coding genes within it:
- a CDS encoding LytR/AlgR family response regulator transcription factor, whose translation is MNILIVEDDPIFAQGLQAMLEEMGYHSLGIAQEANEALRLMSATQPDLILMDIHIRGAMDGIEVAEQMKQRSLMIPVIFLTSLQNQETFSRAKQTNPFAYLSKPVEVAQLQRAIELALHKYAHKSSHLNEWANDVAIQNSFFVKAGRRIQKVHIPDIYYLEVDRNYSTIMLKDQPLKVRMTFKELSQKLPGHQFLKINKSYIVNLAKVDNADLEKNEVQVGQYVVPLSKRYRKDLLKALDIG